A DNA window from Undibacterium sp. YM2 contains the following coding sequences:
- a CDS encoding acyl carrier protein has translation MTEKLATKSWNAEQLEDWLIRRVAQLMGQAENDIDPDMPFSSLGLDSINVMDLIVELDDLLGIEIESTIVWDYPTIHLLSAYIATLIGH, from the coding sequence ATGACAGAAAAACTGGCAACAAAATCATGGAATGCAGAACAGCTGGAAGACTGGCTCATCCGGCGGGTAGCTCAGTTGATGGGACAGGCCGAAAATGACATAGACCCCGACATGCCCTTCAGCAGCCTGGGCCTGGATTCTATCAATGTCATGGACCTTATCGTCGAGCTGGATGATTTGCTGGGCATAGAAATTGAATCGACCATCGTCTGGGATTATCCGACGATACATCTGTTAAGTGCATACATAGCGACATTGATAGGGCATTGA